The DNA region AATCAAGCCGCGACGCGATGACTCAAAACTGCAACGGTGACGTTTCTCGCTGCGGTGTAAACAAACATTACACGCTGAAAgcataatggtcaaaatgggaTCTGGTTTAGCCTGTGAGTAATTTCGACctaatttttgaatgattttaaccCAACCAACCAACATTAAGTAAAATCTCCATCGAAACGTTAAAGTTAGGGGGACggcaagaattttcatcatggCAACTCATAAGCACTTTGAACTTTGATCACAGCTTCTAAACGgcgttttcaactaaaatcaaGTAATTAATAGCTGAACTGATTTGTTTTCTAATGAAATATACGAGAAATTTCCCTAAAAATCAATGcaatattaggtttttttttctaaatttattaatattatgggtttaaaactcaaaaactcTCATGCAATTTAATTCCATAACTTAATTCCTAAATCTAAGTTCGTTTAATTCCTTAATTAATTCCAATACATTTGAATTAATTAACTTAATTCATAAAtccaatgatgttttttgccaaaacaaataaaatctccAACAAACCAAATATTATTACTGAAAGTTAAGTGGAGCACGCGTTTTGCCGAGATTCAGATTGCAACTTTCATTGAATGCCTTTTTCATCGCGGAAACCCAGTCACCTAAAAGTGATAAAAGAATTGTTAACCTAgaccaaaaatcataaatctttCCCATCAAACCAACCATCCTTCAAAATTGTTGCAATTTTATCGTTCAGCTCGCGCTGCGTTTTGCGGCCGCCCTCAACATCTCCTTTGGCCATGCAGGCGATAATCTTCTCCGACAACTCAGGGCAAATGTTCAACGTGGTCATAATGAAACTATCGAATCCGGCCGCCACGGCTCCGCACAGAATCGCATCAGCACCCAAAAATATAATTCTTCCCGGTTTGAGACACGCCGAGCCCTGGTCCAAATCACCACTGGTGTATTTTATGCCACGGAAGTTCGGGATTACTTTCTCCGCCATGTCCAGGAAGGTTGGCATGTGAACTGTAAATTTCAAGATATTCACTGAAATCtaaataaatttcacaaaatcctcACCATTCACATCCGTAAACATCGGAATATGGTAGTAGAAAAAGGGCGTCTCCGGACAGTGCGACGCAACGTTCTTCAGGTATTCCGCCAACTTTTCCGGTGTTTTCGGCTTAAAGTACAGCTCCGGCAGGCACAGCACCCCGTGCACGCCGAGCCCTTCGGCATGCCGGGCCAGCTCGACCACATCCGGGAAGGGAGCGCCGCCGATTTGGACCATCAGTACGAGCCCGTGCTTGCTACAGGCCGCACTCCAAGCTTCGGCGACCTGCTTTCGCTCCTGCATGGTCTGCAGCATTCCTTCGCCAGTTGTGCCATTTACGAGCACCGCGGCGACCCCTTTcgatttgagcaactttgcgTAAGGATCGACAATTTCACAGTTTACTTGTTGACTTTCAGgaaaaaaacgttcaaatttattgaaattttcgtGGAAATTGATCAATTTAATCACCTGCTTCCATGATATGCCGTAAAAACGGGAGCCATAAGGCCTTTGAACGTGAACTGCTTCATTGCTGCGCCAGAGAAGTACTGACTGAGACAAACGAAGCTCAAACAAACAGTTCTCGAGGAACAAAGCCAACAAGCGTTATCAGGCGACAAGAAGCGATAATAAATCAACGGGAATAGAGTGTGCAGTGGATGTCATCCTTGAAAAACTGTTTTCTTCTttctaaaagtttgtttttctaaaaaaactaatcaaatattgaaatttgagcgagttgtggcgctataaccacggcaaatagtgtccagggtcttcgtggaaatacaatgtcccatcccagagggtctcggagtaccaaaacttcttagcatggtgctcctaacga from Culex quinquefasciatus strain JHB chromosome 3, VPISU_Cqui_1.0_pri_paternal, whole genome shotgun sequence includes:
- the LOC6031100 gene encoding N-acetylneuraminate lyase; the protein is MKQFTFKGLMAPVFTAYHGSSQQVNCEIVDPYAKLLKSKGVAAVLVNGTTGEGMLQTMQERKQVAEAWSAACSKHGLVLMVQIGGAPFPDVVELARHAEGLGVHGVLCLPELYFKPKTPEKLAEYLKNVASHCPETPFFYYHIPMFTDVNVHMPTFLDMAEKVIPNFRGIKYTSGDLDQGSACLKPGRIIFLGADAILCGAVAAGFDSFIMTTLNICPELSEKIIACMAKGDVEGGRKTQRELNDKIATILKDGDWVSAMKKAFNESCNLNLGKTRAPLNFQ